One window of Flavobacteriales bacterium genomic DNA carries:
- a CDS encoding response regulator transcription factor: MTLLLADDQSIILDGLEALLQHDPDVHVVGRASNGLEAVERAKELQPDVVLMDISMPKMDGIEATRELMKCCTSTRVLMLTMYGNKEFVNEMLEAGASGFLLKNVGKEELRTALRTVAAGQQYIAKEVQRMLEGSDNFKDRRGEQVYVSLTKREKEVVMLVCKEYTTQEIATALFLSPQTIDTHRKNILHKLDLRNVAGLVKYAMERGWCCA; encoded by the coding sequence ATGACACTTCTTCTCGCCGATGACCAATCGATCATTCTGGACGGACTGGAGGCGCTACTTCAGCACGATCCCGATGTTCATGTGGTCGGGCGTGCGTCCAACGGTCTTGAGGCCGTGGAACGTGCGAAGGAGCTACAGCCGGACGTGGTGCTGATGGACATCAGCATGCCGAAGATGGACGGCATAGAGGCCACGCGTGAATTGATGAAGTGCTGCACCTCCACGCGGGTGCTGATGCTCACCATGTACGGCAACAAGGAGTTCGTGAATGAGATGCTGGAGGCCGGGGCCAGCGGCTTCCTGCTGAAGAACGTGGGAAAGGAGGAACTGCGTACGGCCTTGCGGACGGTGGCCGCCGGCCAGCAATACATCGCGAAGGAAGTACAGCGGATGCTGGAGGGATCCGACAACTTCAAGGACCGTAGAGGTGAGCAGGTCTATGTGTCCCTCACCAAGCGGGAGAAGGAAGTCGTGATGTTGGTCTGCAAGGAATACACCACGCAGGAGATCGCCACCGCGCTCTTCCTGAGCCCTCAGACCATTGATACACATCGCAAGAACATCCTGCACAAGCTGGATCTCCGCAACGTCGCCGGTCTGGTGAAGTATGCCATGGAGAGGGGGTGGTGCTGTGCATGA
- a CDS encoding M1 family metallopeptidase: MQLSSPVLAVALYSAAFAACTSPGNASQDASDNSAKTSYAMDSHSFSRPEEAVTTHLELDIHVDMVEHRISGTATYDLRRNGGDSVIFDTDGLTIERVTLGDGSEAKFTLGESTFMGRSLNVALPKGMDKVAITYSTAPDAKALQWLSPAQTAEKKFPFLFTQGEAILTRSWIPIQDSPGIRITYNAHVTVPSDLMAVMSATNPQEHSPDGSYSFGMDKPIPSYLIALAVGDLGFKATGKRTGVYAERSVVDTAAWELADMEKMVEAAEALYGPYRWGRYDVIILPPSFPFGGMENPCLTFATPTILAGDRSLTSLVAHELAHSWSGNLVTNATWNDFWLNEGFTVYFEHRITEELYGKEYNDMTSLLGYQDLLENIAQIDTSAHPEDSALLVDLAGRNPDDGMTDVPYEKGYGLLRLIESKVGRPKFDAFLRGYFDHFAFQSITTDTFKDYIRKNLLEPEQVQVDLANWIDKPGIPADFIIPVSDKFNLVDAQLANWNNGAAAKELATSDWGTFQWMHFLRHLPKGQTEKRMDDLDATFHFTASGNSEILAAWLEQCVKNDHEKAYGKLDEFLTTVGRRKFLTPLYHELMATDKGKAIARKIYGHARPNYHSVSVRTMDEMLLWVPERPVAF; the protein is encoded by the coding sequence ATGCAACTCTCCAGCCCCGTTCTCGCCGTCGCACTTTACAGTGCGGCCTTCGCCGCATGCACCTCTCCGGGCAATGCCTCCCAAGATGCCTCGGACAACAGTGCCAAAACCTCTTACGCCATGGACTCCCACAGCTTCTCACGCCCCGAAGAGGCCGTGACCACGCACTTGGAACTCGACATCCACGTGGACATGGTGGAGCACCGCATCAGCGGAACGGCCACTTACGACCTCAGGCGGAATGGCGGGGACAGCGTGATCTTCGATACCGACGGGCTCACCATCGAACGCGTCACCTTGGGTGACGGCTCCGAAGCCAAATTCACCTTGGGCGAGAGCACCTTCATGGGCCGTTCTTTGAACGTTGCCCTTCCGAAGGGTATGGACAAGGTGGCCATCACCTATTCCACCGCACCGGACGCAAAGGCGTTGCAGTGGCTTTCCCCGGCGCAGACCGCGGAGAAGAAGTTCCCCTTTCTGTTCACGCAAGGAGAAGCGATCCTCACACGCTCGTGGATCCCGATCCAGGACAGTCCCGGCATCCGGATCACCTACAACGCGCATGTCACCGTACCCTCCGACCTGATGGCCGTGATGAGCGCCACCAATCCGCAGGAGCACAGCCCGGATGGTTCGTACAGCTTCGGCATGGACAAGCCGATCCCGTCCTATTTGATAGCCTTGGCCGTGGGGGACCTCGGTTTCAAAGCCACAGGTAAGCGCACCGGCGTCTATGCCGAACGCAGCGTGGTGGACACTGCCGCCTGGGAACTGGCCGACATGGAGAAAATGGTGGAGGCCGCGGAAGCGTTGTACGGGCCGTACCGTTGGGGCCGCTACGATGTGATCATCCTCCCGCCGAGCTTCCCCTTCGGCGGTATGGAAAACCCGTGCCTCACCTTCGCCACGCCCACGATCCTCGCGGGCGACCGCTCGCTCACCTCGCTGGTGGCCCATGAGCTGGCACACAGCTGGAGCGGCAACCTGGTGACCAATGCCACTTGGAACGACTTCTGGCTGAACGAGGGATTCACCGTGTACTTCGAGCACCGCATCACGGAGGAGCTGTACGGGAAGGAATACAACGACATGACCAGCTTGCTCGGCTATCAGGACCTGCTGGAGAACATCGCGCAGATCGACACCAGCGCACATCCCGAGGACAGCGCGTTGCTCGTGGATCTCGCGGGGCGCAACCCGGACGACGGCATGACCGATGTGCCCTATGAAAAAGGATATGGTTTGTTGCGCCTGATCGAGAGCAAGGTGGGGCGGCCCAAGTTCGATGCGTTCCTGCGGGGCTACTTCGACCATTTCGCGTTCCAGAGCATCACGACCGACACTTTCAAGGACTACATCAGGAAGAACCTCTTGGAGCCTGAACAGGTGCAGGTGGACCTGGCCAATTGGATCGACAAACCCGGTATTCCCGCCGACTTCATCATCCCCGTATCGGACAAGTTCAACCTCGTGGATGCACAACTCGCGAATTGGAACAACGGAGCTGCCGCGAAAGAGCTCGCCACCAGTGATTGGGGCACCTTCCAGTGGATGCACTTCCTGCGCCATCTGCCAAAAGGCCAGACCGAAAAGCGGATGGACGATCTTGATGCCACCTTCCACTTCACGGCTTCGGGCAACTCGGAGATCCTTGCGGCCTGGCTTGAGCAGTGCGTGAAGAACGACCATGAAAAGGCTTACGGGAAGCTGGACGAATTCCTGACCACCGTGGGCCGGCGCAAGTTCCTTACTCCGCTATACCATGAGCTGATGGCCACGGACAAGGGCAAGGCCATCGCACGCAAGATCTACGGCCACGCGCGGCCCAACTACCACAGCGTGAGCGTCCGCACCATGGATGAGATGCTGCTCTGGGTACCTGAGAGGCCTGTGGCCTTTTGA
- a CDS encoding phospholipase, translating to MHTDRVEEHHLSTPRTARYHTVGDPALAKDIWIVLHGYGQLARFFLRPFEGLGSGRLIAAPEGLSRFYSDIAHTRVGATWMTREDRDHEIMDQTAYLDRLADHLLPQCPPGTPLSVLGFSQGVATACRWALSTKVTMDRLVLWGGTIPPEPDASALHEKLNGTKIVLVHGEQDRLVNEEALLRNVSRLREACIDHQTIRFTGGHELERLTLKRILGPLPGPMDGPVGGTGL from the coding sequence TTGCATACTGATCGCGTGGAAGAGCATCACCTCAGCACGCCACGCACCGCCCGGTACCATACCGTGGGCGACCCGGCCTTGGCGAAGGACATCTGGATCGTGCTGCACGGATACGGCCAGCTCGCCCGCTTTTTCCTGCGGCCTTTCGAAGGTCTGGGATCAGGCCGGTTGATCGCTGCTCCGGAAGGGCTTTCGCGCTTCTACTCCGACATCGCTCATACACGCGTAGGCGCCACTTGGATGACGCGGGAGGACCGCGACCATGAGATCATGGACCAGACCGCCTATTTGGATCGTTTGGCCGATCATCTCCTGCCGCAATGCCCGCCCGGCACGCCGCTCTCCGTGCTCGGCTTCTCGCAGGGGGTGGCGACGGCCTGCCGTTGGGCGTTGTCAACCAAGGTCACAATGGACCGCTTGGTCCTGTGGGGCGGAACGATACCCCCTGAACCTGATGCATCGGCCTTGCATGAAAAGTTGAATGGAACGAAGATCGTACTTGTCCACGGCGAGCAGGACAGGTTGGTGAATGAGGAGGCGCTCCTGCGCAATGTATCGCGCTTGCGCGAGGCCTGTATCGATCACCAGACCATACGCTTCACAGGCGGGCATGAACTGGAGCGGCTGACCCTGAAACGGATCTTGGGACCACTCCCGGGGCCAATGGACGGCCCGGTCGGTGGCACGGGTCTTTGA
- a CDS encoding tungsten formylmethanofuran dehydrogenase gives MPATTTRTEHEEKTLGQQTLLKAWELMCTAKAMTDIYEENFKFTGKYVHATSRGHEAIQLALGLQLKPQDFVAPYYRDDSILLAIGLRPYELMLQLMAKRDDPFSGGRSYYCHPSLRRDDMPKIPHQSSATGMQAIPTTGVAMGVQYKELLGIAENHGGEDPVVVCSIGDAAITEGEVSEAFQMAVLKKLPIIYLVQDNEWDISATAAEIRAGDAGQYAKGFPGLEVRKVDGTDFVASYKVLNEVIATVRKERRPFLVHAKVPLLNHHTSGVRMEFYRSEKDLAEHRKRDPQPRLFQQLLDLGIQQQGLKELEKKAIATVVADFELAKQAEDPRREDLYTHMFAPTPVTEEQGTRAPKDKEPTLMVDCALFAVRELMKEDPHCLLYGQDVGARLGGVFREAATLGRDFGEHRVFNTPIQEAFIIGSTVGMSAVGLKPIVEVQFADYIWPGLNQLFTEVARSCYLSNGKWPVSAVIRVPIGAYGSGGPYHSSSVESVLCNIKGIKVAYPSNGADMKGLLKAAYHDPNPVVMLEHKGLYWSKLPGTEGAKTIEPSADYVIPFGKARVVQEAETERIANGEAVAVITYGMGVYWSKTAAKEFPGRVTIIDLRTLVPLDEEAVMEAARSHGRCLVVTEESITNSFAQALAGKITAECFEQLDAPVRFIGSADMPAIPLNSTLEAEMIPNAEKVGEVLSELLAY, from the coding sequence ATGCCAGCGACCACCACCCGGACGGAACACGAGGAAAAGACCCTCGGCCAGCAGACCCTGCTGAAGGCCTGGGAGCTGATGTGTACCGCGAAGGCGATGACGGACATCTACGAGGAGAACTTCAAGTTCACAGGCAAGTACGTCCATGCCACTTCACGCGGACATGAAGCGATCCAACTCGCCCTTGGCCTGCAATTGAAACCGCAGGACTTCGTGGCCCCGTACTACCGCGACGACAGCATCCTACTGGCCATCGGCCTGCGCCCTTACGAGCTGATGCTGCAGTTGATGGCCAAGCGCGACGACCCCTTCAGCGGGGGCCGCTCCTACTACTGCCACCCGAGCCTGCGGCGGGACGACATGCCGAAGATCCCGCACCAGAGCAGCGCCACCGGCATGCAGGCCATCCCGACCACCGGCGTGGCCATGGGTGTGCAATACAAGGAACTCTTGGGCATCGCGGAGAACCATGGCGGGGAAGACCCGGTGGTGGTCTGTTCCATCGGTGATGCGGCCATCACGGAAGGCGAGGTGAGCGAGGCCTTCCAGATGGCCGTGCTGAAGAAGTTGCCGATCATCTACTTGGTGCAGGACAACGAATGGGACATCAGTGCCACTGCGGCGGAGATCCGCGCCGGTGATGCCGGCCAGTACGCCAAAGGCTTTCCCGGCCTGGAAGTGCGCAAGGTGGACGGCACGGACTTCGTCGCCTCCTACAAGGTCCTGAACGAAGTGATCGCCACGGTGCGGAAGGAGCGCCGCCCGTTCCTGGTCCATGCCAAGGTGCCGCTGCTGAACCACCACACCAGCGGGGTGCGCATGGAGTTCTACCGCAGCGAGAAGGACCTCGCCGAGCACCGCAAACGCGATCCACAGCCACGCTTATTTCAGCAATTGCTGGACCTCGGCATACAACAACAAGGCCTGAAGGAGCTGGAGAAAAAAGCCATCGCCACGGTGGTCGCCGACTTTGAACTGGCCAAGCAGGCGGAAGACCCCCGGCGGGAGGACCTCTACACGCACATGTTCGCTCCCACCCCGGTGACCGAGGAACAGGGCACGCGCGCACCGAAGGACAAGGAACCCACGCTGATGGTGGACTGTGCGCTCTTCGCCGTGCGGGAGCTGATGAAAGAGGACCCGCATTGCCTGCTTTACGGGCAGGACGTGGGCGCCCGCTTAGGTGGCGTGTTCCGCGAAGCCGCCACATTGGGCCGCGATTTCGGGGAGCACCGCGTCTTCAACACACCGATCCAGGAAGCCTTCATCATCGGAAGCACCGTGGGCATGAGCGCCGTCGGCCTGAAGCCGATCGTGGAGGTGCAGTTCGCCGACTACATCTGGCCGGGGCTGAACCAGCTTTTCACCGAAGTGGCCCGAAGTTGTTACCTCTCCAACGGCAAGTGGCCGGTCTCCGCCGTGATCCGCGTGCCCATCGGCGCCTACGGCAGCGGAGGGCCTTACCACAGCAGCAGCGTGGAGAGCGTGCTCTGCAACATCAAGGGCATCAAGGTGGCTTATCCCAGCAACGGCGCGGACATGAAGGGGTTGTTAAAGGCCGCATATCACGACCCCAACCCCGTGGTGATGCTCGAACACAAAGGCCTCTATTGGAGCAAGCTCCCCGGCACCGAGGGGGCCAAGACCATCGAGCCTTCTGCGGATTACGTCATCCCCTTCGGCAAAGCGCGCGTGGTGCAAGAGGCCGAAACGGAACGTATCGCCAATGGGGAAGCCGTGGCGGTGATCACATATGGCATGGGCGTGTACTGGTCGAAGACCGCCGCCAAGGAATTTCCCGGGCGCGTCACCATCATCGACCTGCGGACCTTGGTGCCACTGGACGAAGAGGCCGTGATGGAAGCCGCGCGCAGCCATGGCCGCTGCCTCGTAGTGACCGAGGAATCCATCACCAACTCCTTCGCGCAGGCGTTGGCCGGGAAGATCACGGCGGAATGTTTCGAACAGTTAGATGCCCCGGTGCGCTTCATCGGCTCAGCGGACATGCCGGCCATCCCATTGAACAGCACGCTGGAGGCTGAGATGATCCCGAACGCGGAAAAAGTCGGCGAAGTTCTCAGTGAACTACTTGCATACTGA
- a CDS encoding TIGR00266 family protein, with translation MDRSAHEIDHRIMGDDIQCVEITLDPHETVVAEAGSLMMMDDGIAMSTIFGDGRGQAQGLMDKMLSAGKRVLTGESLFMTTYTNQTTGRRTVWFAAAFPGKILALDLREFNNQLILQKNSFLCAAKGVNIGVAFNKKIGVGLFGGEGFIMQKLEGDGMVYINAGGMLVQRDLLPGEVIKVDTGCLVGMTKEVEYDIAYVGGIRNTLFGGEGLFLATLRGPGHIWTQSLPFSRLADNIIASAPKLGGKRKGEGSILGGLGDLLDGDNR, from the coding sequence ATGGACCGTTCAGCACACGAGATCGATCACCGCATCATGGGTGATGACATCCAATGCGTGGAGATCACCTTAGACCCGCATGAGACGGTAGTGGCGGAGGCGGGCAGCCTGATGATGATGGACGACGGCATCGCCATGAGCACCATCTTCGGGGATGGGCGCGGACAGGCCCAAGGCCTGATGGACAAGATGCTCAGCGCGGGCAAGCGGGTGCTTACCGGGGAAAGTCTCTTCATGACCACCTACACCAACCAGACCACCGGCAGGCGCACGGTCTGGTTCGCCGCCGCCTTCCCCGGCAAGATCCTCGCCCTGGACCTGCGCGAGTTCAACAACCAGCTCATCCTCCAGAAGAACTCCTTCCTCTGCGCCGCGAAAGGGGTGAACATCGGCGTGGCCTTCAACAAGAAGATCGGCGTGGGGCTCTTCGGTGGTGAAGGCTTCATCATGCAGAAGTTGGAAGGCGACGGCATGGTGTACATCAACGCCGGCGGCATGCTCGTGCAGCGCGACCTGTTGCCGGGGGAAGTGATCAAAGTGGACACCGGCTGCTTGGTGGGCATGACCAAGGAGGTGGAATACGACATCGCTTACGTGGGCGGCATCCGCAACACATTGTTCGGCGGCGAGGGCCTTTTCTTGGCCACGTTGCGGGGTCCGGGGCACATCTGGACGCAGTCCCTTCCCTTCAGCAGGCTGGCGGACAACATCATCGCCTCCGCGCCGAAGCTCGGCGGAAAGCGGAAGGGCGAAGGAAGCATCCTGGGCGGCTTAGGTGACCTGTTGGACGGTGATAACCGATAG
- a CDS encoding phage holin family protein, with the protein MKLIIRILLSTIAVLIADLLLSGVHPVDLKTSLLVAVVLGVLNAVVRPIIVLLTLPVTVVTLGLFVLVINAAMVMLAARIVPGFTVNGFWWALAFSVVMWAVQSALLKLDGGEERR; encoded by the coding sequence ATGAAGCTGATCATTCGCATCCTGCTCTCCACCATCGCCGTGCTGATAGCGGACCTGTTGCTTTCCGGCGTGCATCCCGTGGACCTGAAGACAAGCCTGCTCGTGGCCGTGGTGCTGGGCGTGCTGAACGCCGTGGTACGCCCGATCATCGTGCTGCTCACACTGCCGGTGACGGTGGTGACCTTGGGCCTTTTTGTACTGGTGATCAATGCCGCCATGGTGATGCTTGCCGCACGCATCGTTCCGGGCTTTACTGTGAACGGATTCTGGTGGGCGCTCGCCTTCAGCGTGGTGATGTGGGCCGTGCAAAGCGCACTGCTGAAGCTGGACGGCGGGGAAGAACGCCGGTAA
- a CDS encoding RNA-binding S4 domain-containing protein — protein sequence MRIDKFLWCVRLCKTRSLAAEECKRGHVRLNDKEAKASAEVKENDVVSVRQVPIWRVLHVKAIPTSRVGAKLLPELIEDKTPWEDLEKQEIARKVRVASRDPGTGRPTKRDRRDMERYGGGE from the coding sequence ATGCGCATCGATAAATTCCTCTGGTGCGTGCGCCTGTGCAAGACGCGCAGCTTGGCGGCCGAGGAATGCAAGCGCGGCCATGTCCGGCTCAACGACAAGGAGGCCAAAGCCAGCGCAGAGGTGAAGGAGAACGATGTGGTCTCCGTGCGGCAAGTACCGATCTGGCGCGTGTTGCACGTGAAGGCCATCCCCACCTCACGGGTCGGGGCGAAGCTGCTCCCTGAACTGATCGAAGACAAAACACCGTGGGAGGACCTGGAGAAACAGGAGATCGCACGGAAGGTGCGTGTCGCCAGCCGTGACCCGGGCACAGGTCGACCCACCAAACGGGATCGACGGGACATGGAACGCTACGGAGGTGGTGAATAG
- a CDS encoding DUF885 domain-containing protein: protein MRSFLLPVIMLLAACTSADDPEQAAPVDFDGFKTRFLDAYWKQYPSAAIAVGYGKYYGELPVPDSAYYTGSVAFADRWLDSLHAIGGEQLPLDERISYRMIENELRRSIWQIDTLQDQRWDASRYNIGGDAYAILTQGYAPLDARLHDLSAHLAHAGDYYAAALHGLKNPTKEHIQLAIGQNKGALSVFGQDMADSIAKSTLSDADRQTLNQRIDDAKAAINGYINGLTAILADSSNTFRAFRLDRALYDRKFKYEIVSDMGPDEIFQLANAQKDKCHREMYRLAKELWPKYLANAPEPTDSLILIKTMIDRLSLQHVQPAQLFDTINAQMQRIDRFILAKDLFNFDTTASVNVRLMPPFASGVTIASADFPLPYQKASSAYYNVADLTEKPPAEVESALREYNQWMLQLLTIHEAVPGHCMQGIYTQREAPDMVKAVFANGAMVEGWAVYSERMMMENGWDNDAPEMWLMYYKWNLRECTNVLVDYGIHRLGWTEKDIRDLLVDQAFQEEAQVREKYRRATLSQVQLCSYFTGSTEILALREAYRQKMGEAYSLKAFHEAFLSHGTAPVKYIREAMLAPK from the coding sequence ATGAGATCATTCCTCCTCCCCGTCATCATGCTCCTTGCCGCATGCACCTCGGCCGATGATCCGGAACAAGCGGCACCGGTGGACTTTGACGGCTTCAAGACGCGGTTCTTAGATGCCTACTGGAAGCAGTACCCGTCCGCTGCGATCGCCGTGGGCTATGGGAAGTACTACGGTGAACTCCCCGTCCCGGACAGCGCATACTACACGGGCAGCGTCGCCTTCGCGGACCGTTGGCTCGATTCACTCCACGCCATCGGTGGCGAGCAACTGCCGCTGGACGAGCGCATCAGCTACCGCATGATCGAGAATGAACTGCGGCGCAGCATCTGGCAGATCGACACCCTGCAGGACCAACGCTGGGATGCTTCCCGCTACAACATCGGCGGCGACGCCTACGCCATCCTCACTCAGGGATACGCACCGCTCGATGCCCGACTGCACGACCTCTCCGCGCACCTCGCCCACGCCGGGGACTACTACGCCGCAGCCCTGCATGGGCTGAAGAACCCCACCAAGGAGCACATCCAATTGGCCATCGGCCAGAACAAGGGCGCACTGTCGGTCTTCGGGCAGGACATGGCGGACTCGATCGCGAAGTCGACATTGTCGGATGCCGATCGGCAAACGCTCAACCAGCGGATCGATGATGCGAAGGCCGCCATCAACGGCTACATCAACGGGTTGACCGCCATCCTCGCGGACAGCAGTAACACGTTCCGCGCCTTCCGGCTCGATAGGGCCTTGTACGATCGGAAGTTCAAGTATGAGATCGTCTCGGACATGGGGCCGGACGAGATCTTCCAATTGGCCAATGCGCAAAAGGACAAGTGCCACCGGGAGATGTACCGGCTTGCCAAGGAACTCTGGCCGAAGTACCTCGCCAACGCCCCGGAGCCGACCGACAGCCTGATCCTGATCAAGACGATGATCGACCGCCTCTCGCTCCAGCACGTGCAGCCCGCGCAACTCTTCGACACGATCAATGCCCAGATGCAACGCATCGACCGCTTCATCCTCGCCAAGGACCTCTTCAACTTCGATACCACCGCCTCCGTGAATGTGCGCCTGATGCCGCCCTTCGCCAGCGGTGTCACCATCGCTTCCGCAGACTTCCCCCTGCCCTACCAAAAAGCTTCCTCCGCGTACTACAACGTGGCAGACCTCACCGAAAAGCCACCTGCCGAGGTGGAAAGCGCACTGCGGGAATACAACCAGTGGATGTTGCAACTGCTCACCATTCACGAAGCTGTGCCCGGCCATTGCATGCAAGGGATCTACACCCAGCGTGAAGCACCGGACATGGTGAAGGCCGTGTTCGCGAACGGTGCCATGGTGGAAGGTTGGGCGGTGTACAGCGAGCGCATGATGATGGAGAACGGCTGGGACAATGATGCGCCGGAAATGTGGCTGATGTACTACAAGTGGAACCTCCGCGAATGCACCAACGTGCTGGTGGACTATGGCATTCACCGCCTAGGCTGGACCGAAAAGGACATCCGCGACCTGCTCGTGGACCAAGCGTTCCAAGAGGAAGCGCAGGTGCGGGAAAAATACCGCAGGGCCACGCTCTCTCAGGTGCAGCTCTGCTCCTATTTCACCGGTTCCACGGAGATCCTCGCGCTTCGCGAAGCCTACCGGCAGAAGATGGGCGAAGCATACAGCCTGAAGGCCTTCCATGAGGCGTTCCTCAGCCATGGGACCGCACCGGTGAAGTACATCCGCGAAGCGATGCTGGCACCCAAGTGA
- the typA gene encoding translational GTPase TypA, translated as MKDLRNIAIIAHVDHGKTTLVDKILHQCQLFRSNEEVKDLLLDNNDLERERGITILSKNVSVHYKDVKINIIDTPGHSDFGGEVERVLNMADGVILLVDAFEGPMPQTRFVLGKAIELGLKPVVVVNKVDKPNCTPDEVHEAVFDLMFALDATEDQLNFPTVYGSSKNGWMGPDWKTPTEDVSYLLDVILEHVPAPKQVPGTLQMRITSLDYSTFQGRIAVGRVSRGTIKAGQQISLVKNEGGTTKGQIKELMIFEGLGKEKIKTEVGCGEIVALMGLENFDIGDTVADAENPEGLAKFKVDEPTMSMLFTINNSPFFGKEGQFVTSRHVRDRLFKEIEKNLAMRLQETESPDRLLVFGRGILHLSILVETMRREGYEFQLGQPQVLYKEIEGQRHEPMELLTVQVPEQFSSRVIDNVTRRKGDILNIEQKSDRTVLEFSIPARGIIGLRNALLTATEGEAIIAHRFKGYEPYKGTIQTPRPGCIVSGENGAVVAYALDKLQDRGKFFVDPGEEIYIGQVIGESPKPGEELVVNVVRTKKLTNMRASGTDEKLNIAPAVKFSLEECMEYIADDEYLEVTPKSLRMRKIHLSEVDRKRNAKKLQDA; from the coding sequence ATGAAGGACCTCCGCAACATCGCCATCATCGCACACGTCGACCACGGCAAGACCACATTGGTGGACAAGATCCTGCACCAGTGCCAGCTCTTCCGATCGAACGAGGAGGTGAAGGACCTGCTGCTGGACAACAACGACCTGGAGCGCGAACGCGGCATCACCATTCTCAGCAAGAACGTGAGCGTCCACTACAAGGACGTGAAGATCAACATCATCGACACCCCCGGCCACAGTGATTTCGGCGGTGAGGTGGAGCGCGTGCTCAACATGGCGGACGGCGTGATCCTGCTGGTGGACGCCTTCGAAGGGCCGATGCCGCAGACGCGCTTCGTGCTGGGCAAGGCCATCGAGCTGGGCCTGAAGCCCGTGGTGGTGGTCAACAAGGTGGACAAGCCCAACTGTACCCCGGATGAGGTACACGAGGCCGTCTTCGATCTGATGTTCGCGCTGGATGCCACGGAGGACCAGCTCAATTTCCCCACGGTGTACGGCAGCAGCAAGAACGGTTGGATGGGTCCGGACTGGAAGACCCCGACCGAGGACGTGAGCTACTTGCTGGACGTGATCCTGGAACACGTGCCCGCGCCGAAGCAGGTGCCCGGTACGTTGCAGATGCGCATCACCTCGCTGGACTACAGCACGTTCCAAGGCCGTATCGCCGTGGGCCGCGTGTCCCGGGGCACCATCAAGGCCGGTCAGCAGATCAGCTTGGTGAAGAATGAGGGCGGCACCACCAAAGGCCAGATCAAGGAACTTATGATCTTCGAAGGCCTTGGCAAGGAGAAGATCAAGACGGAAGTGGGCTGCGGCGAGATCGTGGCGCTGATGGGCCTGGAGAACTTCGACATCGGCGACACCGTGGCCGACGCCGAGAACCCCGAGGGTTTGGCCAAGTTCAAGGTGGATGAACCGACGATGAGCATGCTGTTCACCATCAACAACTCGCCCTTCTTCGGCAAGGAAGGCCAGTTCGTCACCAGCCGCCACGTGCGCGACCGCCTCTTCAAAGAGATCGAGAAGAACCTCGCCATGCGCCTGCAGGAGACCGAAAGCCCTGACCGGTTGCTGGTGTTCGGCCGCGGCATCCTGCACCTGAGCATCCTGGTGGAGACCATGCGCCGCGAAGGCTACGAGTTCCAACTGGGCCAGCCGCAGGTGTTGTACAAGGAGATCGAAGGACAGCGGCACGAACCGATGGAACTGCTTACCGTGCAGGTGCCGGAGCAGTTCAGCAGCCGCGTGATCGACAACGTGACGCGCCGCAAGGGCGACATCCTCAACATCGAGCAGAAGAGCGACCGCACCGTGCTGGAGTTCTCCATCCCTGCGCGCGGCATCATCGGCCTGCGCAACGCGTTGCTCACCGCCACCGAGGGCGAGGCCATCATCGCACACCGCTTCAAGGGCTACGAGCCGTACAAAGGCACCATCCAAACACCGCGTCCCGGCTGCATCGTCAGTGGCGAGAACGGCGCCGTGGTGGCCTACGCGCTGGACAAGCTGCAGGACCGCGGCAAGTTCTTCGTGGACCCCGGCGAGGAGATCTACATCGGCCAGGTGATCGGCGAAAGCCCGAAGCCCGGCGAGGAATTGGTGGTGAACGTGGTGCGCACCAAGAAGCTCACCAACATGCGCGCCAGTGGCACCGACGAGAAGCTGAACATCGCGCCCGCCGTGAAGTTCAGTCTCGAAGAGTGCATGGAATACATCGCCGACGACGAGTACCTGGAGGTGACGCCCAAGAGCCTGCGCATGCGCAAGATCCACCTGAGCGAGGTGGACCGCAAGCGCAACGCGAAGAAGCTGCAGGACGCTTAG